In the Alkaliphilus oremlandii OhILAs genome, one interval contains:
- a CDS encoding metal ABC transporter ATP-binding protein — protein MEKVLEVKDVFFGYNEKYILEEINLTLYKGDFLGIVGPNGSAKSTLLKIMLGILKPQKGSITLLDSTIEDFNGWGRIGYISQRVRDFNSAFPATVEEIVGANLYSKKGILKFTSKEDREKVKKALAVVDMLDYEKQLIGNLSGGQQQRVFIARALVSNPEIIFMDEPLVGVDVKSQEQFYSLMERLNKKLGITLVMVSHDIGVITNRANRVACVGNKSVFVHSTDQFNEQEYIKEVYGHNSSLLHHRH, from the coding sequence ATGGAAAAGGTTTTAGAAGTAAAGGATGTATTTTTTGGCTATAATGAAAAATATATATTGGAAGAGATCAATTTGACACTGTATAAGGGGGATTTTTTAGGAATCGTAGGCCCCAATGGTTCCGCTAAAAGCACTTTACTCAAAATTATGCTAGGAATCTTAAAACCGCAAAAGGGTAGCATTACTTTATTAGATTCTACCATTGAGGATTTTAATGGTTGGGGAAGGATCGGTTATATATCCCAAAGGGTGCGAGACTTTAATTCTGCTTTTCCCGCAACGGTGGAAGAGATCGTAGGCGCCAATTTGTATAGTAAAAAGGGGATTTTAAAGTTTACCAGCAAGGAAGATCGAGAAAAGGTCAAAAAAGCCTTAGCGGTTGTGGACATGCTGGACTATGAAAAACAGCTGATCGGCAATCTTTCTGGAGGGCAGCAACAAAGAGTTTTTATTGCACGTGCTCTCGTCAGTAATCCTGAAATTATTTTTATGGACGAGCCTTTAGTTGGGGTCGATGTAAAATCACAGGAACAGTTCTATAGCTTGATGGAACGACTAAATAAAAAATTAGGCATCACTTTGGTCATGGTGTCCCATGATATTGGTGTCATCACCAATAGAGCCAATCGGGTGGCTTGTGTTGGCAATAAAAGTGTATTTGTGCATTCCACCGATCAATTTAATGAGCAGGAGTATATTAAAGAGGTTTATGGGCACAACTCCAGTTTGCTACATCACAGACATTAA
- a CDS encoding metal ABC transporter permease, which produces MLEILSYGFMQRAFLAGIMVAMICPAIGVFLVLRRMSMIGDTLSHVALAGVAGGILAGVYPIYGALGFSVLGALAMEKLRKEYEQYAEISISIMLSVGIGLATIFISLGNSNAAIFSYLFGSIGLTSDQDITVILILGIIIIFSIVFFYKALFYMAFDEEAAKLAGVPVKFTNLYFTILVAMTIAISMRIVGVLLISSLMVIPVATSLQVSKSFKETFIYAIGFGVWSVIIGLFLSFYGDLAPGGTIVIASVIILFLTMIIKNIRKKIKK; this is translated from the coding sequence ATGTTAGAAATATTAAGCTACGGTTTTATGCAAAGGGCCTTTCTGGCAGGGATTATGGTGGCGATGATCTGTCCTGCCATCGGTGTTTTTCTGGTGCTTAGAAGAATGTCGATGATTGGCGATACCTTGTCCCATGTAGCATTGGCAGGGGTCGCAGGAGGGATTTTAGCAGGGGTCTATCCTATTTATGGGGCACTGGGCTTTTCTGTTCTAGGGGCCCTTGCTATGGAAAAGCTTCGAAAGGAATATGAGCAATATGCTGAGATATCGATTTCTATTATGCTATCTGTGGGCATCGGATTAGCCACCATATTTATCAGTCTGGGTAACTCAAATGCAGCCATATTTAGCTATTTATTTGGTAGCATTGGGCTGACCTCCGATCAGGATATCACGGTCATATTAATCTTAGGAATTATCATCATTTTTTCCATTGTATTCTTTTACAAGGCTTTATTTTATATGGCATTTGATGAAGAAGCAGCAAAGCTAGCTGGCGTTCCAGTAAAGTTCACGAATCTCTACTTCACAATTTTAGTTGCCATGACCATTGCAATATCCATGCGAATCGTAGGTGTACTTTTAATATCCTCCTTAATGGTGATCCCAGTGGCTACGAGCCTACAGGTTTCAAAGAGTTTTAAGGAAACTTTTATATACGCCATAGGATTCGGTGTATGGTCCGTTATTATTGGCTTATTCCTATCTTTCTATGGGGACTTAGCGCCTGGAGGAACCATTGTTATTGCCTCGGTCATCATATTATTCCTTACGATGATAATAAAAAATATTCGA
- the tatC gene encoding twin-arginine translocase subunit TatC, translating to MADNDLRLTIVEHLGELRKRLIIAAIAIIAGSLASYNYVDKIIEILVRPADGLEFIYLSPPELFISYIKISLVVGIVVSAPIVLFQIWMFIRPGLKEKEQRYVLFAMFMGIVFLVMGVVFAYFIIIPMTIQFFVKMTVNGIEPLFSFANYISYISSILISFGVVFELPLIVILLTQLGLATPATFKKHRKMVILGIFVVSAILTPPDVVSQSMMALPMIVLYEFSIVIANMIYKRKKIDA from the coding sequence ATGGCAGATAACGACTTGCGTTTAACCATAGTAGAACATCTGGGAGAACTGAGAAAGAGATTAATCATCGCTGCAATTGCCATTATTGCAGGCAGCTTGGCAAGTTATAATTATGTAGATAAAATTATAGAAATTCTTGTAAGGCCAGCAGATGGGTTGGAATTTATCTATCTAAGTCCACCAGAACTTTTTATTTCGTATATTAAAATTTCCTTAGTCGTGGGAATTGTGGTTTCAGCCCCCATCGTTTTATTTCAAATATGGATGTTTATTCGGCCCGGTTTGAAGGAAAAAGAACAAAGATACGTGCTTTTTGCCATGTTTATGGGGATTGTGTTCTTAGTGATGGGTGTTGTATTTGCATACTTTATCATTATTCCAATGACGATTCAGTTTTTTGTTAAAATGACGGTCAATGGCATTGAACCCCTATTTTCTTTTGCTAATTATATCAGCTATATTAGCTCTATCCTAATTTCATTCGGTGTGGTATTTGAGTTGCCTTTAATCGTAATCCTCTTAACGCAATTGGGATTAGCGACACCAGCTACATTTAAGAAGCATAGAAAGATGGTTATATTGGGGATCTTTGTCGTTTCAGCTATTTTAACACCGCCGGATGTTGTCTCTCAGTCCATGATGGCGTTACCAATGATTGTTCTGTATGAGTTCAGTATTGTAATTGCCAATATGATTTATAAAAGAAAGAAAATAGATGCATAA
- a CDS encoding molybdopterin-binding protein: MKVVQTEEAIGMVLGHDITEIIPGEFKGVAFKKGHVIKESDVERLLRIGKEHIYIFELGEDEVHEEEAALILANLLCGEGVAFTEPKEGKCDIKAKYKGLLKINREILDEINDLGDISLATIHGNMPIEEGGLIGGCRVIPLTIKRDQIEAAERILKESGPIFEVKPYKELKTGLVVTGSEVYKGRIEDKFGPVIEKKLLAFGTTVSFKTIVPDELETIKEAVLEWKEKGAELIIVTGGMSVDPDDKTPGAIKATGANIISYGTPVLPGAMLLFGYLEGIPVFGLPGCVMYASTTGFDILLPRVLAGEEIVRRDITRMGYGGQCLKCKVCTFPNCHFGKY, encoded by the coding sequence ATGAAAGTGGTACAAACAGAAGAAGCGATTGGTATGGTCCTAGGTCATGATATTACTGAAATTATACCAGGTGAGTTTAAAGGGGTAGCCTTTAAAAAGGGTCACGTGATTAAGGAAAGTGATGTAGAAAGATTACTCAGAATAGGAAAAGAACACATTTATATATTTGAATTAGGTGAAGATGAAGTTCACGAAGAAGAGGCTGCTCTTATTTTAGCCAATTTACTTTGTGGTGAAGGTGTGGCGTTTACAGAGCCGAAAGAAGGAAAGTGCGATATAAAGGCAAAGTATAAGGGCTTATTGAAGATCAATCGAGAAATTTTGGATGAAATCAATGATTTGGGCGATATTTCTTTAGCCACCATTCATGGTAATATGCCCATTGAGGAAGGTGGATTGATCGGAGGATGTAGAGTCATCCCCCTTACTATAAAACGGGATCAAATAGAAGCAGCAGAAAGAATCTTAAAGGAGAGCGGGCCGATATTTGAGGTAAAGCCCTACAAAGAATTAAAGACGGGTTTAGTTGTAACGGGCAGCGAAGTCTATAAAGGAAGAATTGAAGATAAATTCGGGCCAGTAATTGAGAAAAAACTGTTAGCCTTCGGAACAACGGTCAGTTTTAAAACCATCGTTCCAGATGAGCTGGAGACCATTAAAGAAGCTGTTTTAGAATGGAAGGAAAAAGGTGCAGAGCTGATCATCGTTACAGGTGGAATGTCCGTAGATCCAGACGATAAGACGCCTGGTGCTATTAAAGCTACCGGTGCCAATATTATTTCCTATGGAACCCCTGTATTACCAGGAGCCATGCTGCTTTTTGGTTATTTAGAAGGAATTCCAGTATTCGGCCTTCCTGGGTGTGTGATGTATGCTTCTACTACAGGATTCGACATTTTATTGCCGAGGGTTCTGGCAGGAGAAGAAATTGTAAGACGGGACATTACGAGGATGGGATATGGCGGACAATGCTTAAAGTGTAAAGTGTGCACTTTTCCAAATTGCCATTTTGGTAAATACTAG
- a CDS encoding metal ABC transporter substrate-binding protein → MKNRWIKLHILMMILFLSVVGCTNQEKPLETVDGEKDSQKVIQVFASFYPYYDFAKEIGGDYVKITTIVPAGTEPHSFDPSPKTIADLERADIFIYNGLDMEPWVEKVLVLLKGKDIKVIDASKSVELLTLGEEHHGEDYDHEDDDHDHDHEEDHKHGLYDPHIWVDPVNAIQISEAIKEAFVDMDPDHQPIYEENYSRFKEELEKLNDQFIEELKDATNRKIIVSHSAFGYLAKRYNIEEIAVAGISPNAEPSPKRLAELTKLAKEHDIKYIFFEALANVKTAEVLANEAGLQVLTLYNIEGLTEEQKNNGDGYISIMYQNLETLKKALVD, encoded by the coding sequence ATGAAAAACCGATGGATAAAATTACATATTTTGATGATGATATTGTTTCTATCTGTAGTAGGATGTACCAATCAAGAAAAACCATTAGAAACTGTTGATGGAGAAAAAGACAGTCAGAAAGTAATCCAGGTATTTGCTAGCTTTTATCCTTACTATGATTTTGCAAAGGAAATCGGTGGAGACTATGTAAAAATAACCACCATTGTACCTGCAGGTACAGAGCCTCATAGCTTTGATCCTTCGCCAAAAACCATCGCAGATTTGGAGCGTGCAGATATTTTTATTTATAATGGACTGGATATGGAACCTTGGGTAGAAAAGGTTTTGGTGCTGTTGAAGGGAAAGGATATCAAAGTAATCGATGCAAGTAAAAGCGTAGAGCTTCTAACCCTCGGTGAAGAACATCATGGGGAGGATTATGATCACGAGGATGATGACCATGACCACGACCACGAAGAAGACCATAAGCATGGTCTATATGATCCACATATATGGGTGGATCCTGTGAATGCAATCCAGATTTCAGAGGCGATTAAAGAGGCCTTTGTGGATATGGATCCAGATCATCAACCCATCTATGAAGAAAATTATAGTAGATTTAAAGAGGAATTAGAAAAATTAAACGATCAATTTATAGAAGAATTAAAGGATGCCACCAATAGAAAAATAATCGTTTCCCATTCCGCCTTCGGTTACTTAGCGAAACGATACAATATCGAAGAAATTGCAGTTGCAGGTATTTCTCCAAATGCAGAGCCAAGTCCTAAAAGACTTGCAGAGCTTACGAAGCTAGCGAAAGAGCATGATATAAAGTATATATTCTTTGAGGCTTTAGCAAATGTGAAAACTGCAGAGGTTTTAGCCAATGAAGCAGGGCTTCAGGTATTGACGCTGTATAACATCGAAGGATTAACAGAGGAACAAAAGAACAATGGGGATGGCTATATCTCCATTATGTATCAGAATTTAGAAACATTGAAGAAAGCTCTGGTGGATTAA